The following coding sequences lie in one Syngnathoides biaculeatus isolate LvHL_M chromosome 16, ASM1980259v1, whole genome shotgun sequence genomic window:
- the retreg3 gene encoding reticulophagy regulator 3, translating into MAHARGTEDAPAAPRSGPGSGERDARVRAAKAALQSRLGPYEPLLTYLQSVLVWERPVQCLLLYVLVNAVFWFFALTSLRLLFLLASSLALVVCVDTWRNKIWPKLRVRNQDESESESWGLVQPGVLSVPELCHHVAEAWVSAVVLGSNVIQFKRLNPGRFCILTCCLLSSLAAIGRYVPGLVLSYAALLATLLVPLAAHNRVFQRVYVKLEPVLQRLDFSVCGYMMSKPLDNQFLRLPLHGVISGEGSDSEEELAAFCPTFDDVVVAKELALTDSEHSDAEISYTDNGTFNLSRGQTPLTEGSEDLDKHSDPEESFAQDLPDFPSINPDATLMDDDDDTSIGLPSSALSGLQSPRTSVLDVDAHLDSDQEDLDAEMSLSGLPPASDFMGDLAGDIASNMIRAALVGAMQPRRPSAQRRRAPPNAGPHRGYRKQSSSELDTDFDVEDFEMLDQSELSQMESVEEGQRRASQGSNFLSSLLGKPQ; encoded by the exons atggCCCACGCGCGGGGGACGGAAGACGCGCCGGCGGCGCCTCGAAGCGGACCGGGCTCCGGCGAGAGGGACGCTCGGGTGCGGGCGGCCAAAGCGGCGCTGCAGTCCCGGCTGGGGCCCTACGAGCCGCTGCTCACCTACCTGCAGTCGGTTCTGGTGTGGGAAAGACCCGTCCAGTGTCTGCTGCTCTACGTGCTGGTCAACGCTGTGTTCTG GTTCTTTGCACTGACTTCTCTGCGTCTGCTGTTCTTACTGGCGTCCAGCCTGGCCTTGGTGGTGTGCGTTGACACGTGGAGGAACAAGATCTGGCCCAAGCTCAGAG TCAGAAACCAGGACGAATCCGAAAGCGAGAG CTGGGGCCTGGTGCAGCCCGGCGTCCTCAGCGTGCCCGAGCTGTGCCACCACGTGGCCGAGGCCTGGGTCAGCGCCGTTGTGCTTGGGTCCAACGTGATCCAGTTCAAACGGCTCAACCCCGGAAGG TTTTGCATCCTGACCTGCTGCCTCCTCTCCTCTTTGGCCGCGATCGGACGCTACGTTCCCGGCCTGGTGCTTTCCTACGCGGCTT TGTTGGCGACCCTCCTGGTCCCTCTGGCGGCCCACAACAGGGTTTTTCAGCGCGTGTATGTGAAGCTGGAGCCGGTCCTGCAGCGGCTGGACTTCAGCGTCTGCGGCTACATGATGTCCAAGCCGCTCGACAACCAGT TCCTGCGCTTGCCTCTGCACGGCGTCATCTCAGGTGAAGGCAGCGACAGTGAGGAGGAGCTGGCAGCCTTCTGTCCTACG TTTGACGACGTCGTCGTGGCGAAGGAACTGGCTCTGACCGACTCCGAGCACTCCGACGCTGAGATTTCCTACACTGACAATGGAACGTTTAACCTATCCCGGGGCCAGACGCCGCTGACCGAAGGCTCCGAGG ATCTGGACAAACACAGCGACCCCGAGGAATCTTTCGCTCAGGACCTCCCGGACTTCCCTTCCATCAACCCGGACGCCACCCTgatggacgacgacgacgacaccaGCATCGGCCTTCCCAGCTCGGCTCTGTCCGGGCTACAGAGTCCCCGCACCTCCGTGCTGGATGTGGATGCTCACCTGGACTCGGACCAGGAGGACCTGGACGCCGAGATGTCCCTCAGCGGCCTGCCGCCCGCCTCCGACTTCATGGGCGACCTGGCGGGCGACATCGCCAGCAACATGATCCGGGCGGCGCTGGTCGGCGCCATGCAGCCTCGACGTCCCTCCGCCCAGCGCAGGCGGGCGCCCCCCAATGCGGGCCCCCACCGCGGCTACCGCAAGCAATCCAGCTCGGAGCTGGACACGGACTTTGACGTGGAAGACTTTGAGATGCTGGATCAGTCCGAACTGAGCCAGATGGAGTCTGTGGAAGAAGGGCAACGGAGAGCGAGTCAGGGCTCGAACTTCCTATCCAGCCTGCTCGGTAAACCGCAGTAA